Genomic DNA from Jejubacter calystegiae:
TATAGAGCTGCCCTTTCTCGGTGATGTAGACAGCCTCACCAGAGGCCACATCACGCAGAAACTCAAAGCCCAGGGTATCCAGCGCCACGCTTTCGGAGGCCACCATATACTCGGTACGGCCATCGCCCACATCGCGCTTGCCCAGCACCAGCGGGCGGATACCGTTAGGATCGCGAAAGGCCACCATGCCGTGACCAATAATCATCGCCACACAGGCGTAAGCGCCGCGAATCTGCTGATTAGTGGCGGCTACGGCCGCGAAGATGTTGTCCGGATCCAGCGGGTAGTGGCGGAAGTTATCCAGCTCGCTGGCAAAGATATTGAGCAGGATTTCAGAATCGGAGGTGGTATTGATATGGCGACGCTTCTCTTCAAACAGCATCTTACGCAGCTCGTGGGCGTTGGTCAGATTGCCGTTGTGCGCCAGCGTAATCCCGTACGGAGAGTTAACGTAGAAAGGCTGGGCTTCAGAGGCGCTGGAGCTGCCGGCGGTGGGGTAACGGACGTGACCGATTCCCATGTTCCCCTGCAGCCGCTGCATATGGCGGGCTTCAAACACATCATTCACCAGACCGTTGGCCTTACGCAGGCGAAAACAGTTGTTCGCATCGATGGTGATGATGCCTGCGGCATCCTGCCCGCGGTGCTGAAGCACCGTTAACGCGTCATAGATCGACTGGTTTACCGGCATTACACCGGCGATACCGACAATACCGCACATGTTGTCATTCCTCATTAAGCCGCAACCCCGGCGTGGTTACCGGGGCAAGAAACTTGACGAGCTTTGCAGATAGTCAAAGAACCATCTGATGATGAAACTGAATTGTGGGATAAGCTGCGACTTCTGCCAGTCTTCGCTCTTCGCCATACCGGTGAAAGAGTCCAGGAAGAAGAGGATGGCGGAGACAATCAGCACGCCCCTTAAGGCGCCGAAGCAGACCCCCAACACTCTGTCCGTTCCGGACAGGCCGGTCTTTTCGACCAGTTGGCCTATCACGTAGTTCACGACAGCACCGACGATAAGCGTGGCGATAAACAGTATCGTTATCGCTATCCCATTACGAACCAGTTCGTCCTCAAAGCCTGTGAACCAGGTTGCCAGGTAAGTGTAGTAGTGGCTCGCGACAAAGAAAGCGCATCCCCAGGTAACCAGCGACAGCGCTTCGCGCACAAACCCGCGGACCAGGCTTACCAGACAGGAAAAGCCGATGACCGCAATAATGGCGTAATCAATCCAGACCATATTCGTTCCGTACCTACTTGCCCTGACATCCTGTTCGGGGCGCATTCTAACAGAAAAAGAAAACGTTTGCGTAGCGGTTTCCTTCGCATCGCAGAAAAGAAAAAGTGGGCAAAAAACGTTCAACCGCTGATTGCCCACTCCACCACATTTCGCCGTTCCGGCTTGCCCGGCGTCGGTTACGGACTGTAGTTCATCACGACACCGCTCAGGCCTGAAAGACTCTTCAGCTCACCGAGGGAGGATTTCAGTTTATCCTTCGACGCATCCGGTCCAACCAGAATGCGGGTAATTTTGCCCTGTACCGGCGTGGACGGAATAGTGTACACCCGGTAGCC
This window encodes:
- the cvpA gene encoding colicin V production protein, which encodes MVWIDYAIIAVIGFSCLVSLVRGFVREALSLVTWGCAFFVASHYYTYLATWFTGFEDELVRNGIAITILFIATLIVGAVVNYVIGQLVEKTGLSGTDRVLGVCFGALRGVLIVSAILFFLDSFTGMAKSEDWQKSQLIPQFSFIIRWFFDYLQSSSSFLPR